A part of Lacibacter sp. H407 genomic DNA contains:
- a CDS encoding GIY-YIG nuclease family protein yields the protein MTYTVYILYSISFDKYYVGYTGDIIAERLRRHNSNHNGFTGGSGDWIVKYTECFNNKQDAIQREKEIKSKKSRKYIEALIALSV from the coding sequence ATGACTTACACCGTCTACATTTTATATTCCATTTCGTTTGATAAATATTATGTTGGTTACACTGGCGATATAATTGCAGAAAGACTACGCCGCCACAATTCGAATCACAATGGATTCACCGGAGGTTCAGGTGATTGGATAGTAAAGTATACAGAGTGTTTTAATAATAAGCAGGATGCTATTCAAAGAGAAAAAGAGATCAAGTCTAAGAAGTCGAGAAAATACATTGAAGCATTAATAGCTCTTTCGGTTTAG
- a CDS encoding DUF2911 domain-containing protein: MKQFCLLLLGSFLCLSTFAQIPLTVAPSGGNKKASVSERIGLTDVTIHYDRPAVKGREGKVWGELVPVGFTDPGFGSSKSAPWRAGANENTTIEFSTDVTVEGKPLKAGKYGLFLAYDPNGSTLILSNNSTSWGHYYYDAKEDALRVPVKAVALDKSIEWLKYEFMNESEAGATVVLQWEKLMFPFRIETDYVKEQIASFRKELRTEKGFIWQSWNQAASWCLQRNTNLNEALLWADSATSTGFGGDRVFGAWAVKAQLLEKLGRADEASNVMKQAMTFGNMQDLHQYGRQLLQLKKAKEALEVFKQNHAKNPNQFTTLMGLVRGYSATADYKNALKYANLALPLAPDQPNKNNVQTMISKLKEGKDVN; encoded by the coding sequence ATGAAACAATTCTGTTTACTGCTGCTTGGTAGTTTCCTCTGCCTTTCAACTTTCGCACAAATTCCATTAACTGTTGCTCCAAGTGGTGGCAATAAAAAAGCATCGGTGAGTGAACGGATCGGTTTAACAGATGTAACGATTCATTATGATCGTCCGGCCGTGAAAGGCCGTGAAGGAAAAGTATGGGGTGAGCTGGTGCCTGTTGGTTTTACCGATCCTGGTTTTGGCAGCAGCAAATCTGCTCCCTGGCGTGCAGGTGCCAATGAAAACACAACCATTGAATTCAGTACCGATGTTACAGTGGAGGGGAAACCATTGAAAGCCGGCAAGTATGGTTTGTTTCTGGCGTATGATCCAAATGGTTCAACCTTGATCTTATCAAACAACTCCACTTCATGGGGTCATTATTATTACGATGCAAAAGAAGATGCCTTGCGTGTACCTGTAAAAGCAGTGGCACTTGATAAATCAATTGAATGGTTGAAGTACGAATTCATGAATGAAAGTGAAGCAGGCGCTACGGTTGTATTGCAATGGGAGAAACTCATGTTTCCTTTTCGTATTGAAACTGATTATGTGAAAGAACAGATCGCTTCTTTCAGAAAAGAATTACGAACAGAAAAAGGATTCATCTGGCAAAGCTGGAACCAGGCAGCAAGCTGGTGTTTGCAACGTAATACAAATTTGAACGAAGCACTGCTGTGGGCCGATTCTGCTACAAGTACAGGCTTTGGTGGTGATCGTGTGTTTGGTGCATGGGCTGTAAAGGCACAATTGCTGGAAAAACTTGGTCGTGCAGATGAAGCAAGCAATGTAATGAAACAGGCCATGACGTTTGGTAACATGCAGGACCTGCATCAATACGGCCGCCAATTATTACAACTGAAAAAAGCAAAAGAAGCGCTGGAAGTTTTCAAACAAAACCATGCAAAAAATCCGAACCAGTTTACAACGTTGATGGGTTTGGTGAGAGGCTATTCTGCTACTGCAGATTACAAGAATGCATTAAAGTATGCCAACCTTGCACTACCGTTAGCACCTGATCAACCCAATAAAAATAATGTGCAGACGATGATCTCTAAGTTGAAAGAAGGAAAAGATGTGAATTGA
- a CDS encoding sensor histidine kinase yields MSQSSAEFELLPFFELTPDLVCIAGKDGYFRRINQSVSKKLGYTNEELFARPISSFVHPDDRELTQLTRVKMIEGQPLVNFQNRYLHKNGSIVWLEWTSIYFAEREVVFAIAKDVTRRKETELQIEEKYNRFKGLANHFKGNIERDRKYLSVELHEELAQLLAVLKIDIDWIKTKEAELPDEISTRLEHAGVIAELLIKTIQRISFTISPGMLTDLGLVETLQWHCNEFSLISSVDCKLKGSCDDELLSKELQLDIFRICQEALHNVLYHSDATIASITIKETTTELSFAVVDNGKGFDVTQIEKSNGLTVMKERAASINAALAVSSKPGSGTEVILTLKK; encoded by the coding sequence ATGTCCCAAAGTTCCGCTGAATTTGAACTCTTGCCTTTTTTTGAACTTACTCCCGATCTTGTTTGTATCGCAGGAAAGGATGGCTATTTCCGCAGGATCAATCAATCTGTTAGTAAAAAACTTGGGTATACCAATGAGGAATTGTTTGCAAGGCCAATCAGTAGTTTTGTGCACCCCGACGACAGAGAGCTTACACAGCTTACACGTGTAAAGATGATCGAAGGGCAACCGCTTGTTAATTTTCAGAACCGATATCTTCATAAAAACGGAAGCATCGTTTGGCTTGAATGGACCTCCATTTATTTTGCTGAACGGGAAGTGGTGTTTGCGATTGCAAAAGATGTAACACGACGCAAAGAAACAGAACTGCAAATTGAAGAAAAATACAATCGCTTTAAAGGATTAGCGAATCATTTCAAAGGCAATATTGAGCGTGACAGAAAATATCTTTCCGTTGAGCTGCACGAAGAGCTTGCACAACTGCTCGCCGTTTTGAAAATCGATATTGACTGGATCAAAACAAAAGAAGCAGAGTTACCCGATGAAATTTCAACACGGCTGGAACATGCAGGTGTTATTGCCGAACTGTTGATCAAAACCATTCAACGTATTTCGTTTACTATCAGCCCGGGTATGTTAACAGATCTTGGATTGGTTGAAACTTTGCAATGGCATTGCAATGAATTCAGTCTGATCAGCTCTGTCGACTGTAAGCTGAAGGGAAGTTGTGATGATGAATTATTGAGCAAGGAACTGCAGCTCGACATTTTTCGGATTTGCCAGGAAGCATTGCATAATGTATTGTATCATTCAGACGCAACTATTGCATCCATCACAATCAAAGAAACAACAACTGAATTGTCGTTTGCTGTTGTTGATAACGGGAAAGGATTTGATGTTACTCAAATTGAAAAAAGCAACGGCCTCACTGTCATGAAAGAACGAGCCGCCTCCATCAATGCGGCACTAGCTGTATCCAGTAAACCCGGCAGCGGAACAGAAGTGATTCTTACGCTGAAAAAATAA
- a CDS encoding 3-keto-disaccharide hydrolase: MRHFFSILLISLASFILNSCSSRTTTKAADEWKPLFNGKDINDWIVKIQHHETGVNFGNTFRVEEDMIKVRYDQYDKFNEQFGHLYYKTPYSYYHLKMEYRFVGEWFKTAPSYTLRNSGVMFHSQDPRSMPKEQDWPISVEMQFLGGLSDGKPRPTGNMCSPGTEIVYKGTMYPGHCLNSTSKTYDGEQWVSAELIVLGDSLITHIINGDTVLQYSKPQIGGGVVARYDPNIKQDGKLLSSGFIALQSEGQPIDFRNIRIRDLSQQYKQK, encoded by the coding sequence ATGCGTCATTTCTTTTCAATTCTTCTCATCAGTCTTGCATCATTCATACTCAACAGTTGCAGCAGCCGTACTACAACGAAAGCAGCCGATGAATGGAAACCGCTCTTCAACGGCAAAGACATCAACGACTGGATCGTAAAAATTCAGCATCATGAAACAGGTGTCAACTTTGGCAACACCTTTCGTGTGGAAGAGGATATGATCAAAGTACGTTATGATCAGTATGATAAATTCAATGAACAGTTTGGTCATTTGTATTATAAAACACCTTACTCCTACTATCATCTCAAAATGGAATATCGTTTTGTAGGCGAGTGGTTTAAAACAGCACCTTCGTATACATTGCGAAACAGCGGTGTGATGTTTCATTCGCAAGACCCACGCAGTATGCCGAAAGAACAGGATTGGCCCATCTCGGTTGAAATGCAATTCCTCGGCGGACTCAGTGATGGCAAACCACGACCCACCGGTAACATGTGTTCGCCGGGAACAGAAATCGTGTACAAGGGAACCATGTATCCGGGGCATTGCCTCAACTCCACATCCAAAACATATGATGGCGAACAATGGGTGAGTGCAGAATTAATTGTGTTGGGCGATTCGTTGATCACGCATATCATTAATGGCGATACGGTATTGCAATATTCTAAACCACAAATTGGTGGCGGCGTAGTGGCCCGTTACGATCCCAACATAAAACAAGATGGGAAATTATTGAGCAGTGGTTTTATTGCATTGCAAAGCGAAGGCCAGCCGATTGATTTCCGGAATATCCGCATCAGGGATTTATCGCAGCAGTACAAACAAAAATAG
- a CDS encoding 3-hydroxyacyl-CoA dehydrogenase family protein, with translation MKQIAVVGAGTMGNGIAHVFAQYGFNVTLIDVNPGQLTKAMESISKNLDRQVAKGTLTEEQKQSTLKNITTTHDLLKGVSTAELIVEAATENIELKLDIFEEIDKAAPAGCILASNTSSISITKIASVTKRPGMVIGMHFMNPVPVMKLVEIINGYATKKEVTDQIVELSKQLGKVPCVVNDYPGFIANRILMPMINEAICSLYEGVAGVEEIDTVMKLGMAHPMGPLQLADFIGLDVCLAILRVLNDGFGNPKYAPCPLLVNMVTAGKLGVKSGEGFYTYTAGSKELVVSKNFKK, from the coding sequence ATGAAACAGATTGCAGTTGTCGGTGCAGGAACCATGGGAAATGGAATTGCACATGTATTTGCCCAGTATGGATTTAACGTAACACTTATTGATGTAAATCCAGGTCAGTTAACAAAAGCGATGGAAAGCATCAGTAAAAATCTCGACCGGCAGGTTGCCAAAGGCACTTTAACCGAAGAACAAAAACAAAGCACATTAAAAAATATTACTACAACACACGATTTGTTGAAAGGTGTAAGTACAGCTGAATTGATTGTGGAAGCTGCTACTGAAAATATTGAACTGAAGCTCGACATTTTTGAAGAGATCGATAAAGCAGCTCCGGCCGGTTGCATCTTAGCCAGCAATACTTCATCTATTTCCATTACAAAAATTGCATCAGTAACCAAACGACCCGGTATGGTAATTGGCATGCATTTTATGAATCCTGTACCGGTAATGAAACTGGTAGAGATCATTAACGGATATGCAACAAAAAAAGAAGTGACCGATCAAATTGTGGAGTTAAGCAAGCAGCTTGGCAAAGTACCCTGCGTGGTAAATGATTATCCCGGATTTATAGCCAACCGCATTTTAATGCCGATGATCAATGAAGCGATTTGCAGTTTGTACGAAGGTGTTGCCGGTGTGGAAGAAATTGATACCGTAATGAAATTGGGAATGGCTCACCCGATGGGACCGTTGCAATTAGCTGATTTTATCGGGCTGGATGTTTGTCTTGCTATATTGCGTGTGTTGAACGATGGTTTTGGTAATCCAAAATATGCACCTTGTCCGCTGCTGGTGAATATGGTGACTGCAGGTAAGTTAGGCGTAAAGAGCGGCGAAGGATTTTATACATATACTGCAGGTAGCAAGGAATTAGTAGTGAGTAAGAATTTTAAAAAATAA
- a CDS encoding carboxypeptidase-like regulatory domain-containing protein: MKKFLLLGLLFVLLAPFAVKAQFESFKDSVVQLYGVVMTADSLRGLPGVTVKLRNQNRGTFTNEQGVFSIVVLKGDIIDFTYVGFKAKEVVIPVNIEGNSFSVIQLMVVDTVYLPATIIKARPRREQFEREFVTADVPADKIEIARQNTRTAQSRILQQSLPRDGGENSRNVQRQYAQSQYYNGQFRPQNIFNPVAWNEFIQAWKRGDFKKKN; the protein is encoded by the coding sequence ATGAAGAAATTTCTACTCCTTGGACTCCTGTTTGTATTGCTTGCACCTTTTGCCGTTAAAGCTCAGTTTGAATCGTTCAAAGATTCCGTGGTACAATTATATGGTGTGGTAATGACCGCCGACAGCCTTCGTGGACTGCCCGGTGTTACGGTGAAACTCCGCAATCAAAACCGGGGAACGTTTACCAATGAACAAGGTGTGTTCAGTATTGTGGTGTTGAAAGGCGATATTATCGATTTTACCTATGTGGGGTTCAAAGCAAAAGAAGTGGTCATCCCCGTTAATATTGAAGGCAATTCCTTCAGCGTAATACAACTCATGGTGGTTGATACGGTTTATTTACCTGCCACCATCATTAAAGCAAGGCCACGACGGGAACAGTTTGAACGGGAGTTTGTAACGGCCGATGTGCCCGCCGATAAAATTGAAATTGCACGACAAAATACCAGAACGGCTCAATCAAGAATTTTACAACAATCGCTCCCACGTGATGGTGGTGAAAACTCACGGAATGTGCAACGTCAATATGCACAGTCGCAATACTACAACGGGCAGTTCCGTCCGCAGAATATCTTTAACCCGGTTGCCTGGAATGAATTTATACAGGCGTGGAAACGGGGAGATTTTAAGAAGAAAAATTAA
- a CDS encoding Mrp/NBP35 family ATP-binding protein, protein MTKEQVLQALSNVQEPDLGKDLVTLNMIKDIVIDGNKVSFTIVLTTPACPMKDMMGRAATNAIELLVNKDAVVIVNFTSNTTSNRKDARSVLPNVKNIIAVVSGKGGVGKSTVSANLAIALAQGGAKVGLMDADIYGPSVPIMFGVRGERPKMTEVNGKAMIVPMEKYGIKFMSIGLLVNEKDAIVWRGPMASSAIRQFVTDVMWEELDYLVIDMPPGTGDIHLTLVQTVPVTGAIVVTTPQDIALADAKKAVAMFGQAQIKVPIIGLVENMAYFTPAELPNNKYYIFGKDGGKRLADEFEMNFLGQIPLVQSIREGGDYGMPIMASDDSVTKKAFQDFTAAAVRSIAMRNAEMPATELLTTVV, encoded by the coding sequence ATGACAAAGGAACAAGTGCTGCAGGCGTTGAGTAATGTGCAGGAGCCCGATCTTGGTAAAGACCTTGTTACGCTAAATATGATCAAGGATATAGTGATCGATGGAAATAAAGTTTCCTTCACCATTGTATTAACAACGCCTGCTTGTCCCATGAAGGATATGATGGGACGTGCAGCAACCAATGCCATTGAATTGCTGGTAAATAAAGATGCGGTTGTGATCGTGAACTTTACATCGAATACAACGAGCAACCGGAAAGATGCAAGATCGGTATTGCCGAATGTGAAAAATATTATTGCCGTAGTAAGTGGTAAAGGTGGCGTAGGGAAGAGTACTGTTAGTGCAAATCTTGCGATTGCATTGGCACAAGGTGGTGCAAAAGTTGGTTTGATGGATGCAGATATTTACGGACCAAGTGTACCTATTATGTTTGGTGTAAGGGGCGAACGTCCGAAGATGACGGAGGTAAATGGTAAAGCCATGATCGTGCCCATGGAAAAATATGGCATCAAATTCATGAGCATTGGTTTGTTGGTAAATGAAAAAGATGCCATTGTGTGGCGTGGACCAATGGCCAGCAGTGCAATCCGTCAATTTGTAACGGATGTAATGTGGGAAGAATTGGATTATTTAGTGATCGATATGCCACCGGGTACAGGTGATATTCATTTAACATTGGTACAAACTGTTCCCGTAACAGGTGCTATTGTTGTAACCACTCCACAGGATATTGCATTGGCTGATGCAAAGAAAGCCGTAGCAATGTTTGGACAGGCGCAAATTAAAGTGCCCATTATTGGTTTGGTAGAGAACATGGCGTATTTCACTCCTGCTGAATTGCCGAATAACAAATATTATATTTTCGGAAAAGATGGTGGCAAACGTTTGGCTGATGAATTTGAAATGAATTTTCTCGGGCAGATACCATTGGTGCAAAGCATTCGTGAAGGTGGTGATTACGGAATGCCGATCATGGCAAGTGACGATAGCGTTACCAAAAAAGCATTTCAAGATTTTACAGCCGCTGCTGTACGAAGCATTGCGATGCGGAATGCCGAGATGCCTGCAACTGAATTACTTACAACTGTGGTATAG
- a CDS encoding GlsB/YeaQ/YmgE family stress response membrane protein has protein sequence MELIATLLIGALAGWLGAFIFKGGGLGLLGNIVVGILGSFVGYWLLGKLGISFGTGLVGAILTGALGAIVILAIINLLFNRR, from the coding sequence ATGGAACTGATCGCAACACTCTTGATTGGCGCACTGGCCGGATGGCTGGGAGCATTTATCTTTAAAGGAGGCGGACTTGGATTGCTTGGTAACATTGTAGTTGGTATCCTTGGAAGTTTTGTGGGATACTGGTTGCTTGGCAAACTGGGTATTAGTTTTGGAACAGGATTGGTGGGTGCAATTTTAACTGGTGCTTTAGGTGCTATTGTTATTCTCGCCATTATCAATCTGTTGTTCAATCGAAGATGA
- a CDS encoding FMN-binding negative transcriptional regulator encodes MYNLTHFKEPDQSVVTDFMKQHPFAMLIGNADGRSVATQIPLLFEERNGKMILLGHMMKKQDHQLAFEKNPEVLVVFTGPHTYVSATWYEDPHQASTWNYVSVHARGSISFLDEQGLKEALQKLSSHYEQHDPHATTVFNNLSHEYTSPLLKAIVAFEIEVNSVEHVFKLSQNRDEKSYHHIIDHLKAEGGEAAEVAKMMEERKEKVYPSA; translated from the coding sequence ATGTATAACCTTACTCATTTCAAAGAACCTGATCAATCGGTTGTGACTGATTTTATGAAACAGCATCCGTTTGCAATGTTGATCGGTAATGCAGATGGACGTTCAGTGGCAACACAAATTCCCTTGTTATTTGAAGAGCGTAATGGAAAGATGATCTTGCTGGGTCATATGATGAAAAAACAGGATCATCAACTGGCGTTTGAAAAAAATCCCGAAGTGTTGGTCGTGTTTACTGGTCCGCATACGTACGTGAGCGCTACCTGGTATGAAGATCCGCATCAGGCGAGTACCTGGAATTATGTTAGTGTGCATGCAAGAGGAAGCATTTCATTTCTGGATGAACAGGGGTTGAAAGAGGCATTGCAAAAATTAAGTTCTCATTACGAACAGCATGATCCACATGCAACAACAGTGTTCAATAATTTATCGCATGAATACACAAGTCCCCTGCTGAAAGCCATCGTTGCATTTGAAATTGAAGTAAACTCAGTGGAGCATGTGTTTAAGCTTAGCCAGAACCGGGATGAAAAAAGTTATCATCATATTATCGATCATCTTAAAGCGGAAGGCGGAGAAGCAGCTGAGGTAGCAAAGATGATGGAAGAACGAAAGGAGAAAGTATATCCGTCTGCATAA
- the kynU gene encoding kynureninase — protein sequence MQFQPSLAFAQQLDAVDPLKSFRQQFIIPSANGKEKVYFLGNSLGLQPKRTKDRLQTILNDWAAHGVEAFFGADEPWMDYHDQLTTPLSKVVGCLPHEVTVMNNLSVNLHLMLVSFYRPQGKRYKILCEAKAFPSDQYMMETHVKHHGFDPADAIIEVKPRDGEHTIRNEDLLQIIVQHREELALVLFGGINYYSGQVFDMQTITQLAKQAGAKVGFDLAHAAGNIELKLHDWNVDFACWCNYKYLNSGPGAVAAAYVHERYHTDPSIQRFAGWWGYEKATRFQMEQGFKPIQSAEGWQLGTPAMLLYASHLAALQVVEEAGWQNINQKRKLLTAYLWYILDEVNSSQKQPIIEFITPRNENEHGCQVSMNMLQRGKEVYAELMKQGFYVDWREPSVIRLAPVPLYNTFEEVWKFGEALKKILAS from the coding sequence ATGCAGTTTCAACCATCACTTGCCTTCGCTCAACAACTGGATGCAGTTGATCCGTTAAAGAGTTTTCGTCAGCAGTTTATTATTCCTTCTGCAAACGGGAAAGAGAAAGTCTATTTTCTTGGTAATTCACTTGGCTTGCAGCCAAAGCGTACAAAAGACCGGCTGCAAACAATCCTCAACGATTGGGCAGCGCATGGCGTAGAAGCGTTTTTTGGTGCTGACGAACCGTGGATGGATTATCATGATCAACTTACAACGCCGCTCAGTAAAGTTGTTGGTTGTTTGCCGCATGAAGTAACGGTGATGAATAACCTCAGTGTAAATCTGCATTTGATGCTGGTGAGTTTTTATCGTCCGCAGGGCAAACGCTATAAAATTCTTTGTGAAGCAAAAGCGTTTCCCAGCGATCAGTACATGATGGAAACGCATGTAAAGCATCATGGATTCGATCCGGCTGATGCAATTATTGAAGTAAAGCCAAGAGACGGCGAACATACTATCCGCAATGAAGATCTGTTACAAATCATTGTGCAACACAGGGAAGAACTGGCATTGGTATTATTTGGCGGCATCAATTATTACAGCGGTCAGGTATTCGATATGCAAACCATTACGCAACTGGCAAAGCAAGCCGGAGCGAAAGTTGGATTCGACCTGGCACATGCTGCCGGTAATATTGAATTAAAACTGCACGACTGGAATGTTGACTTTGCGTGCTGGTGTAATTACAAATATCTCAACTCTGGTCCGGGTGCTGTGGCAGCAGCGTATGTGCATGAGCGTTATCATACCGATCCATCGATACAACGTTTTGCAGGTTGGTGGGGTTATGAAAAAGCCACCCGTTTTCAAATGGAGCAAGGCTTCAAGCCCATTCAATCGGCGGAAGGTTGGCAACTGGGCACACCGGCTATGCTGTTGTATGCATCGCATCTGGCTGCACTACAGGTGGTGGAAGAAGCCGGTTGGCAAAACATCAATCAAAAACGAAAATTACTCACAGCATATTTGTGGTATATCCTTGATGAAGTAAACTCTTCGCAGAAGCAACCCATCATTGAATTTATAACGCCCCGCAATGAAAACGAACATGGTTGCCAGGTGAGCATGAACATGCTGCAACGTGGGAAAGAAGTTTATGCTGAATTGATGAAGCAGGGATTTTATGTGGACTGGCGTGAACCATCGGTAATACGTTTGGCTCCGGTTCCGTTGTACAATACGTTTGAAGAAGTGTGGAAATTCGGGGAGGCGCTGAAGAAAATTTTAGCGTCTTAA
- the pyrF gene encoding orotidine-5'-phosphate decarboxylase produces MTRQQLIEQINQKQSYLCVGLDTDLTKIPKHLQSHPDAMFEFNKAIIDATLPHCVSYKINTAFYEAMGVKGWEVMERTVNYIPDTHFKIADAKRGDIGNTSSQYARAFFEAMNFDAVTVAPYMGEDSVRPFLEYEGKWAIVLGLTSNKGANDFELKQLISENGEEHLRAEFLYERVLRTVAKWGTPDNLMFVVGATQPEEFINIRSIIPDHFLLVPGVGAQGGSLKDISEKAMNADCGLLVNASRAVIYASGKEDFATEAKAIAEQYQVEMKSYL; encoded by the coding sequence ATGACAAGGCAGCAACTTATTGAGCAGATCAATCAAAAGCAATCGTATTTGTGTGTTGGGTTAGATACCGATCTTACTAAAATTCCGAAACATTTACAATCGCATCCCGATGCGATGTTTGAATTCAATAAAGCCATCATTGATGCTACCTTGCCACATTGCGTAAGTTACAAGATCAATACTGCGTTCTACGAAGCTATGGGAGTCAAAGGATGGGAGGTGATGGAACGTACTGTCAATTATATTCCCGATACTCATTTTAAAATTGCTGATGCCAAGCGTGGCGATATCGGTAACACCTCTTCACAATATGCACGGGCTTTTTTCGAAGCCATGAATTTTGATGCAGTAACTGTTGCGCCATATATGGGTGAAGATAGTGTGCGTCCGTTTTTAGAATACGAAGGCAAGTGGGCGATTGTGTTGGGACTTACATCCAACAAAGGCGCAAATGATTTTGAATTGAAACAACTGATCAGCGAAAATGGTGAAGAGCATTTACGTGCAGAGTTTTTGTACGAACGTGTGTTGCGCACAGTTGCAAAATGGGGTACGCCTGATAATTTAATGTTTGTAGTAGGGGCAACACAACCCGAAGAATTTATAAACATCCGCAGCATTATTCCTGATCATTTTTTATTGGTTCCCGGTGTTGGTGCACAAGGTGGAAGCTTAAAAGATATTTCAGAAAAGGCAATGAATGCCGATTGCGGGCTTCTTGTGAATGCAAGCCGTGCAGTTATTTATGCTTCAGGTAAAGAAGATTTTGCAACAGAGGCAAAAGCCATTGCAGAGCAATATCAAGTTGAGATGAAGAGTTATTTGTAA
- a CDS encoding SGNH/GDSL hydrolase family protein: MPTNTSQKTYTYLALGDSYTIGESVPSEKNFPHQLVALLQKEKITIDDPAIIAKTGWTTDELQEQLSRVRLAVPFDFVTLLIGVNNQYRGRSEQEYAQQFEELLQQAIGYAGDKANHVIVLSIPDWGVTPFAKDRDRSKIAKEIDAFNAINEKISKQYNVHYINITPFTREAATDLTLVTDDGLHPSGKDYARWAVRVKEVMMKEMK; encoded by the coding sequence ATGCCAACAAACACGTCACAAAAAACATATACCTATCTCGCTCTCGGTGATTCTTATACCATCGGCGAAAGTGTTCCGTCAGAAAAAAACTTTCCGCACCAGCTTGTTGCATTGTTGCAAAAAGAAAAAATAACGATCGATGACCCGGCAATCATTGCTAAAACCGGTTGGACGACCGATGAACTGCAGGAGCAATTAAGTCGGGTGCGATTAGCAGTGCCGTTTGATTTTGTTACACTATTGATTGGTGTAAACAATCAATACCGTGGCAGGAGTGAACAAGAATATGCACAACAATTTGAAGAATTGTTGCAACAGGCAATTGGTTATGCAGGTGACAAAGCAAACCATGTAATTGTATTAAGTATTCCTGATTGGGGCGTAACACCATTTGCAAAAGACCGTGACCGCAGTAAAATTGCAAAAGAGATCGATGCGTTTAATGCGATCAACGAAAAGATCAGCAAGCAGTACAATGTCCATTACATCAACATCACTCCTTTTACAAGAGAAGCCGCTACTGATTTAACATTGGTTACCGACGATGGACTGCATCCATCCGGAAAAGATTATGCACGCTGGGCGGTGAGAGTGAAAGAGGTGATGATGAAGGAGATGAAATGA
- a CDS encoding YciI family protein: protein MKQLFFCCLLLVSLTGFAQQKNETPKETIQPYWFVMLLKGSNRSQDSATAAKIQQGHMANMARLHKEGKLKVAGPFGDGGDWVGLFIFDASAPGCKTKEEIELLVKTDPAIVAGRLTYDIRPWWTMGSGSFKTGIPEN, encoded by the coding sequence ATGAAACAATTATTTTTTTGCTGCCTGTTGCTTGTATCGCTTACCGGGTTTGCCCAACAAAAGAATGAAACCCCAAAAGAAACCATTCAGCCATATTGGTTTGTGATGTTGCTAAAAGGTTCCAATCGTTCGCAGGATTCTGCCACAGCAGCAAAAATCCAGCAAGGACATATGGCAAATATGGCGAGATTACACAAAGAAGGAAAATTAAAAGTTGCCGGACCTTTTGGAGATGGTGGCGACTGGGTGGGGCTTTTTATTTTTGATGCGTCGGCACCGGGTTGTAAAACAAAAGAAGAGATCGAGTTATTGGTAAAAACAGATCCTGCAATTGTTGCCGGTCGTTTAACGTATGATATCCGGCCTTGGTGGACGATGGGTAGTGGTAGTTTTAAAACGGGGATTCCTGAAAATTAA